The following coding sequences lie in one Equus asinus isolate D_3611 breed Donkey chromosome 1, EquAss-T2T_v2, whole genome shotgun sequence genomic window:
- the LOC123283559 gene encoding hyaluronidase PH-20-like isoform X1, which translates to MGVLRIQHGFVGSSGTSQVVFTFLLIPCCLTVDFRAPPTFPNTPFVWAWNAPTDVCAEKFNVPLDLSLFSLVGSPRVNVTGQNITLFYTDRLGYYPYIETKTGKLVNGGLPQSGSLTDHLEKAKADISYYIPTDHVGLAVIDWEEWRPTWVRNWQAKDIYRQQSILLVQQENVQLNVTEATKTAKTMFEKAGKSFMLETLKLGKSLKPNHLWGFYLFPDCYNHYKGSAYNGSCYDIEKRRNDGLNWLWKESTALYPSVYLNSKLKSSPLAALFVRNRVQEAIRVSKVPSAESPLPIFTYTRPVFSDKPSEYLSQDDLVNTIGENIALGVSGTVVWGSSNLSRSMQTCTALDNHMKTTLNPYIINVTLAAKMCSQVLCQEKGVCTRKHWNSSDYLHLNPKNFAIQTGENGKYTIHGKLTLEDLQQFPQKFYCTCYANTSCKERDNIKNIGAVNVCVTNDICIDGFLNSKLGQPPGPSSSTPPATVSPCVHGKHPKGCSKGRCSWQTISNNAQEGCRRFYRKNTSSRLYIQNKIIKTTPSSTSSVLIKFPVYIVYVLIYFPFLDLIIYLD; encoded by the exons ATGGGAGTGCTAAGGATCCAGCATGGCTTTGTTGGGTCCAGTGGAACATCACAGGTGGTGTTCACGTTCCTTTTGATTCCGTGTTGCTTGACTGTGGATTTCAGAGCACCCCCTACGTTCCCAAATACTCCTTTTGTCTGGGCCTGGAATGCCCCAACTGACGTTTGTGCTGAGAAGTTTAACGTGCCACTAGATCTGAGCCTCTTCTCTTTAGTAGGAAGCCCCCGAGTAAATGTCACAGGACaaaatattacattattttatacTGATAGACTTGGCTACTATCCTTATATAGAAACAAAGACAGGCAAACTTGTGAACGGAGGACTCCCCCAGTCGGGATCCTTAACAGATCATTTGGAGAAAGCTAAGGCTGACATTTCCTATTACATTCCAACAGACCACGTGGGCTTGGCTGTCATTGACTGGGAAGAGTGGAGGCCTACCTGGGTAAGAAATTGGCAAGCTAAAGATATTTACAGGCAGCAATCTATTTTGTTGGTTCAGCAAGAAAATGTACAACTTAACGTCACCGAGGCCACCAAGACAGCCAAAACAATGTTTGAAAAGGCAGGAAAGAGTTTCATGCTAGAGACtttaaaacttggaaaatcaCTTAAGCCAAATCACTTATGGGGTTTTTATCTTTTCCCTGATTGTTACAATCACTATAAAGGATCCGCTTACAATGGAAGTTGCTATGatatagaaaagagaagaaatgatggaCTCAACTGGTTGTGGAAGGAAAGCACTGCCCTTTACCCATCTGTTTACTTGAATAGCAAATTAAAGTCTTCTCCACTAGCTGCACTCTTTGTCAGGAATCGTGTTCAGGAAGCCATTCGAGTTTCTAAAGTTCCCAGCGCTGAAAGTCCACTTCCCATCTTTACATATACACGCCCAGTTTTTTCTGATAAGCCTTCAGAATATCTTTCTCAG GATGACCTTGTGAATACAATTGGTGAAAATATTGCTCTAGGAGTCTCAGGAACTGTAGTCTGGGGAAGCTCCAATTTAAGCAGGAGTATG CAAACTTGCACGGCCTTAGACAATCACATGAAGACCACACTGAATCCTTACATTATCAACGTCACCCTAGCAGCCAAAATGTGTAGCCAAGTGCTTTGCCAGGAGAAAGGAGTGTGTACAAGGAAACATTGGAATTCAAGTGACTATCTTCACCTGAACCCAAAGAATTTTGCTATTCAAACTggggaaaatggaaaatacacaATACATGGGAAACTCACACTCGAAGACCTGCAGCAATTTCCCCAAAAATTCTATTGCACCTGTTATGCCAACACCAGTTGTAAAGAGAGAGATAATATAAAAAACATTGGTGCTGTCAATGTATGTGTTACTAACGATATTTGTATAGATGGCTTTTTAAACTCAAAACTCGGTCAACCTCCTGGCCCTTCATCCTCTACACCACCTGCCACGGTGTCTCCATGTGTACATGGGAAACATCCCAAGGGGTGTTCCAAAGGCAGGTGTTCCTGGCAAACTATCTCCAACAATGCCCAAGAGGGCTGTCGGCGTTTTTACCGGAAAAATACCTCCAGTCGTTTATATATTCAAAACAAGATAATTAAAACAACCCCTTCGAGTACAAGTTCAGTGCTTATTAAATTTCCTGTCTATATAGTTtatgttttgatatattttccatttttagatttaataatttatctagattaa
- the LOC123283559 gene encoding hyaluronidase PH-20-like isoform X2 has protein sequence MFEKAGKSFMLETLKLGKSLKPNHLWGFYLFPDCYNHYKGSAYNGSCYDIEKRRNDGLNWLWKESTALYPSVYLNSKLKSSPLAALFVRNRVQEAIRVSKVPSAESPLPIFTYTRPVFSDKPSEYLSQDDLVNTIGENIALGVSGTVVWGSSNLSRSMQTCTALDNHMKTTLNPYIINVTLAAKMCSQVLCQEKGVCTRKHWNSSDYLHLNPKNFAIQTGENGKYTIHGKLTLEDLQQFPQKFYCTCYANTSCKERDNIKNIGAVNVCVTNDICIDGFLNSKLGQPPGPSSSTPPATVSPCVHGKHPKGCSKGRCSWQTISNNAQEGCRRFYRKNTSSRLYIQNKIIKTTPSSTSSVLIKFPVYIVYVLIYFPFLDLIIYLD, from the exons ATGTTTGAAAAGGCAGGAAAGAGTTTCATGCTAGAGACtttaaaacttggaaaatcaCTTAAGCCAAATCACTTATGGGGTTTTTATCTTTTCCCTGATTGTTACAATCACTATAAAGGATCCGCTTACAATGGAAGTTGCTATGatatagaaaagagaagaaatgatggaCTCAACTGGTTGTGGAAGGAAAGCACTGCCCTTTACCCATCTGTTTACTTGAATAGCAAATTAAAGTCTTCTCCACTAGCTGCACTCTTTGTCAGGAATCGTGTTCAGGAAGCCATTCGAGTTTCTAAAGTTCCCAGCGCTGAAAGTCCACTTCCCATCTTTACATATACACGCCCAGTTTTTTCTGATAAGCCTTCAGAATATCTTTCTCAG GATGACCTTGTGAATACAATTGGTGAAAATATTGCTCTAGGAGTCTCAGGAACTGTAGTCTGGGGAAGCTCCAATTTAAGCAGGAGTATG CAAACTTGCACGGCCTTAGACAATCACATGAAGACCACACTGAATCCTTACATTATCAACGTCACCCTAGCAGCCAAAATGTGTAGCCAAGTGCTTTGCCAGGAGAAAGGAGTGTGTACAAGGAAACATTGGAATTCAAGTGACTATCTTCACCTGAACCCAAAGAATTTTGCTATTCAAACTggggaaaatggaaaatacacaATACATGGGAAACTCACACTCGAAGACCTGCAGCAATTTCCCCAAAAATTCTATTGCACCTGTTATGCCAACACCAGTTGTAAAGAGAGAGATAATATAAAAAACATTGGTGCTGTCAATGTATGTGTTACTAACGATATTTGTATAGATGGCTTTTTAAACTCAAAACTCGGTCAACCTCCTGGCCCTTCATCCTCTACACCACCTGCCACGGTGTCTCCATGTGTACATGGGAAACATCCCAAGGGGTGTTCCAAAGGCAGGTGTTCCTGGCAAACTATCTCCAACAATGCCCAAGAGGGCTGTCGGCGTTTTTACCGGAAAAATACCTCCAGTCGTTTATATATTCAAAACAAGATAATTAAAACAACCCCTTCGAGTACAAGTTCAGTGCTTATTAAATTTCCTGTCTATATAGTTtatgttttgatatattttccatttttagatttaataatttatctagattaa